CGGAAACAGCGGCCGATTTGCGACTCTTGACGACATCACCCCGGCCCTGGCCCTGGGCATCGGATTCTTCCAGTGCCTGGCTCTCTGGCCCGGGTTTTCGCGCTCCGCCGCAACCATCATGGGAGGAATGCTTTTGGGGGCCAACCGCCGCCTGGCCGCAGAATACTCCTTTCTTGCCGCAGTGCCCATCATGTTTGCGGCCACGGGATTCGACCTCTTGAAGAACTGGTCGCTGTTCGGGCCCAAGGACTTGGCCGTCCTAGCCGTGGGTTTCGTCTGCTCCTTTCTCTCGGCCCTGGTTGCGGTGGCCCTGTTCATCCGGCTGCTTCAAAGAATGTCCCTTCGCCCCTTCGCCTGGTACCGACTGGTCCTCGCGCCCATGGTCTTCGTCTTCTGGACCTGAGGGCTCCGGATACAAACCCTTTGCCTTCAAAACTGCTTAGGTCTATGGTCCAACCATGTCTATTACTTCCGAATCCTCATCGAAATCGGTCTTTCGGAAAAAAACCATCCTTGTGGCTGATGACGAGCCACTGGCCCGAGAAAGCGTGGCCGAGTATCTTGAGGATCAAGGCCACGTCGTCGTCCAGGCCGCCGACGGACTTGAGGCCCTGGGAATTCTGGACCGCATGAACCCTGACCTCGTTCTCCTCGATCTGATCATGCCCGGCATGGACGGCTTCCAGGTTCTGGACCGCCTGTCGGACCGATTGGAGAAGCTGCCGGTCATCGTCATCTCCGGTACGGGGTTGGTCCAACACGCCGTCCAGGCACTGAAAAAGGGAGCCTGGGATTTCATCACCAAACCTTTCACGGAACTCGAGGTCCTGGATCATGCCGTGGACAGGGCCCTGGAACGGGCCAGGCTGCTGCGCGAAAACAAGGCCTACAACGAACATCTGGAGGAACTCGTCCAACAGCGAACCGAAGAGCTTCGGTCCGAGATCGAGCGCCGCACGGAGGTCGAGGCCAAGCTCCGAGAAAGCGAGGACAGATTCAAGGAGATGAGCCGTCGGGACGACCTAACCGGGCTCTACAACTCCCGGCATTTCCATCAGCAGATCAAAACCGAACTGGCCCGGTCCCAGCGATACGGACACTCTTTGTCCCTCGTCTTCCTGGACATCGACAACTTCAAGATTTTCAACGACCGCTACGGCCACGTTCAGGGCGACCTGGTTTTGGAGACCCTCGGCCGGACAATCCAGGCCCACATCCGTAACCCCGACTCGGCCTTCCGCTATGGTGGCGAGGAATTCGTCATCCTCCTGCCGGAAACTCCCTGCGAAAAGGCCGTCAGCTTGGCCGAACGGCTTCGCAAGAGCTTTGCCGCCCTCGAATTCAGGCCCATGGAGAACACGGTCGTTCGCATCACGTTGAGCGTCGGCATTGCCGAACACCTCCCCGGAGAAGACGAAATCGCCTTTGTCGCCCGGGCCGACAAGGCCATGTACGAGGCCAAGGCGGGCGGCAAGAACATGACCGTCGCCAACGGCCGATCCTG
This region of Deltaproteobacteria bacterium genomic DNA includes:
- a CDS encoding undecaprenyl-diphosphate phosphatase; its protein translation is MHDIFAALILGIVEGATEFLPVSSTGHLIIAGHLLDFTGPRADAFEVIIQLGAILAVVVLYRSTFLGLIRPGTPGRFQGLRGIRLLVLTSIPASILGLIVHNQIKEYLFHPLPVAWALGIGALAILAVERRAGNSGRFATLDDITPALALGIGFFQCLALWPGFSRSAATIMGGMLLGANRRLAAEYSFLAAVPIMFAATGFDLLKNWSLFGPKDLAVLAVGFVCSFLSALVAVALFIRLLQRMSLRPFAWYRLVLAPMVFVFWT
- a CDS encoding diguanylate cyclase, whose amino-acid sequence is MSITSESSSKSVFRKKTILVADDEPLARESVAEYLEDQGHVVVQAADGLEALGILDRMNPDLVLLDLIMPGMDGFQVLDRLSDRLEKLPVIVISGTGLVQHAVQALKKGAWDFITKPFTELEVLDHAVDRALERARLLRENKAYNEHLEELVQQRTEELRSEIERRTEVEAKLRESEDRFKEMSRRDDLTGLYNSRHFHQQIKTELARSQRYGHSLSLVFLDIDNFKIFNDRYGHVQGDLVLETLGRTIQAHIRNPDSAFRYGGEEFVILLPETPCEKAVSLAERLRKSFAALEFRPMENTVVRITLSVGIAEHLPGEDEIAFVARADKAMYEAKAGGKNMTVANGRSCRRP